In Miscanthus floridulus cultivar M001 chromosome 8, ASM1932011v1, whole genome shotgun sequence, the sequence TTCTTGTTGAGATAGAACAAATCAATAGACACACAGGCTAGACATTGCAGATTGTTTCGGATCAGCAAGACACTTGCGTCTATATATGGTGCCTTATTGATGGCCATGTGAGCTTCGCTAATCGATTTTGTACAGTAGAACTTCACATTCAGGTGCACACGTAtggtaaaaaaataaaaaaacaaacaaaaaaaaactttagcaTGCAGGATTTAGCTCATATGCGAATAGTTGGTGCTTGATGACATTTACAAAGGTTGGATGTGCCATAATCAGATCCGAGGTCTGTCAGACCAGcgataaaacaaaacaaaaacaataTTCATGGAACTAAGTTCAAATATCAGTTACTACCATCCATGTACATTGTTCATTAATTAATGTGCAAAAGCACTCCATTGCCTTTCCTCAAAATATCACTCAGCAAATAACATCATGCTAAATCATCTGAAGTACAGTGCACGCTTTTGTCAGCAGCTACCTCTTTCTTCAACTTCTCCCAGACTTCTGGACCCTTTTCATGTTTTAGGACCAGATAGTTAAAAAACCGCTTCTCTGAACAAGCTAATAAGGTGGATAGAGCAAAATTAGGAGGAACCAGCCCTCTTTCTTGCAGCCAATTGTACATTAGAAACCTAGCTTTGGTTCTCTCTATAGTGAACGACAAGAACGCGGGGTATCCAACCAGAGCGCTTAGAGGATATGATGTCTCATTTAAAAGGAAAGATATCTTGGACTCAAGGACATGTATCTTCTGATTCAGAACCTGCGGCGCTACTTTGATCATGTTCGATACATCCTTGGGCTCAAATCCAATCTTCACCAAAAAGTCAAACCGATCTTGTAGCTCATCACCCTTACCACGGAAAGCTTTTAGTGCCTTATTCATATCATCAGAGCCTTCCTCAAATCCTATGTTTTTCAAAAAAATCACCTTCTCCTTCAGTGATTTCTCAGTCCTGTCACAAGGCGGTAGGCGGTTGACCTTTAACCCTAATGCATATTTCATCAGTTCACGTGGCTCTTCCATTATAATCTTCCACAAACGCTTCTTCCCCACATTGAGATATGTAAGAATGCTGTTTGCCTTCTTCACTCGAGCAGAACCCAGCATTGATGCATTTGCTACCACAAACTTCTTAATATCCTCCTCGCTTACATCAATGCCAGTTAAGAATAGTATAACACTCTGTATGTTCCTTGCGAAACTCCTGGCCTGTACATCTGGGAAGTCCATGAAAAGATTAAACAGATCTTCTTTTCCAGACCCTGCTTTCAGCATAATGGCAACTGCCCTAAACAGTACCTTTCCAGAACCATCCAACAAGAAATCTGGGCGTTGCCTGATCAATTTACCAATACCCTCCTTGTCGAATCCCAATTCAGTAAAAAATTGAGGAACTTCAACCATCTTTCTCCAATTATACGACTTCTTTATAGATAAGAATTGACCAATCCAGTCTCTCTGAATGCCAATGTCATCTAGCCACTTTATGATCTTCAATTCAGCGAGTGGGCCACGTGTCAATACAGCAGGACAACAGGTTACCAGTTTTATCACAGTGGTCTTACTGAACCCTAGATCCTCAATAGCTCTTAGCTTAGATGCAAGCACACCATCACCAAAACTGAAAACCTCCCCAGCATCCCTGTATATTCCCCCTATCTTAGTGCGCATAACCCCATAATTGCAAAGAACATGGTAGTTTTCCAGCAATGTCTCGTCATCGGATAGAAACATGAGATCCTGAGGCAGAAAGGATTCATACTCACTCGGCTTGAAGCCGATGCTCTCGAAGAATGGCTCAAACTCATTGATCGGATAATACCTGAACAGACGCTGCAACGCATTAGTGGCCCTCTCATCCCTCATCTCCCTTGTCTTCACCTTTGACCTGAACACTGCCTCATCCCCCTCCACAGGGTCCTCGATAGCATCCTTCACCTGGTTCAGCAGCTTGCTCACAAAGGCAGGTGAGTGCTTGCTTATATGTTCGGCATCCGAAAAGCTCAGCCCCCTGGTGACATGGAGGTACTCCATGAAAGTCTGCTGAGCGGTCCAGAACACCCGCATCTTCTTCATTCGCCTGATCTCCTCATCTACCATTGCCACTGCATCAGCACAATCCAAGGGTTTCTCACCCCTAACACGTGCAGGAGCAGCCGAGTAAGCCCGCAACTGATACCCATGACCAGTTGGGGTAACCCCCCACCAATTCAACACAGCTGATGATTCTTCAACATCCCGGGTATCAGTAGCAAACTGGTGTGGTGCTCGGTACGGCTCACCGTGCTCCACAATAAGTTGAACCAGGGGAACCCGCCTGAGGCCGCGACCGGCCCTTAGTGCGCTCCGGAGGATCATGGGGAAACCGAGCTGGAAGCGCTGGCAGGACGGCAAGAAAGGCGCCAACTTTGGCGTGCTACTCCACGACCGCCATCGATGGCGACTCCAGCTTCTGCACCCTCAGCGCCCAGTCTGCACGCGGAAATCAAAACGACAAATAAGGCAAATGTTAAGATCGATATCTCCCACGGGGGCAAGATGCTTAGTACCAGAAGGAGAGCGTACCAAGTGACGTagcacgctgctgctgctgaggcGGCGGCGTCAAACGGTCGCCGGCGCAGATCGTGCAGTGGCAGCCGTTGCGCGAGCTCCTTGGTTGAGTGGGGCAGAGCAGATGAAGCTGCGGCAAAGAGGGCGCAGACTGAGCGAGGAGGTGGGAGGAGGCAGGCTGCTGGTGGCGCGCGGCGGACGAGACGGTGCGGCCAGCGGCGGAGGAGTTGAGTTGCGGTGGGGACATGGGGTTTGGGTGTGCTCCGGCCGCCGGGAGTGGAAGCAGCTGATGGGCCGTCGCGCGCGGAACAAAGCCCAGAAAAGGATTTTTATTATATCTCGTCCTTTGCAGAATTTAATTGCCTCAAACGAAAAATTGCAAAGAAAATATAATCTTACGGCCAATCGAAACGGTGAGATTTAAATTACGTCACTTCAATTGGCAGGATTCTTTTTTTTTATCTGTAAATTAGACAAATCTAGACGCTCATATATATTGACACATATTCACACCCCTATTAATGCGCGCATACCCTACCATTAGGAGTATATTTGAAAGATTAAGCCGATAAATCCCAAGATTAATGGATCACTTAGAAAATTAGAAATTTTCAATATAAACAATGATGAAGATAAATACACATAAAAAATACTAAGCTTGACAAGACCTACAACTTTATATTTCATAACATTTTCTTTTTCCTTGTGCAAATAGTAATCTTTATTTCATAACATTTTCCTTTTTCATTTGACCTCATATGGAGATAGATTTCTTTTGAAAATTAAACCTTTTCATTTGACCTGATATGGAGATAGATTTGAAAATTATAGAGATCTAAAGATAGCTCATAACGTTTTGTTTAAAGCCATATCAGTGCCAAAGCGGCCAGTTGGCAGACCGGCCTGTTCACGGAGAAAAAGTTCTGGTTCGAACATGCCTAAGCCAAACTTGTGCAGACTAAATTTTTCACAGCTTCAGCAAAATTTCATCGACAAACTTCTCTTTTTTGAGCGAAGACGAGCCAAATATCGTCAGGTTCCGCACTCGGACCCTACATGACAAACTGATGTGCAGTTTCTGGATTTTGGTACAAACACACAAGCATACCAGATGGCTAGCAATTTATAGACATATACTTTTCCTGTTCATGACACTTCAGCAACTGAGTCAACCACCATTCTTCTACCAGATCATGGTGTCGACCAAGCATACATCAATGAAGTGAACATGAGACATCCAGTTAGCTAAACAACCAACCACTGTATACATAAGTAAATAAGTTCGAATGTAGGTCCCCACCAAAAACAAGCACACCAACTCAAACACATTCACAAGTTACAATAAACAATGACCAATCAAACAAAGGCCGAGGCATAACCCCCTGAACCCCAGCAAAGTGCAGGTAAAAGGTCTGCTGCACTGAAGTCCATATTACACACACCTGGGGTGAAAAtgtaaaagaagaagagaaatgTTGGTGGTGTACAATGCTTTCACGGTAAGGGTGCCTATGACCCAAGTCTCCTTCCTCCATGGTTCAGCAGAACAGCCTCAGGGAGAGGGAGAGCAATCCAATCCTGCTCAAAGATCTGCGACAATACACAGCATACTGAACCCTAACGTGTTCAGTAAATTGATCTACTTGTCAGCGTGTCGCCGCTTGTGTCTCTTGTGGCCATGGTTACCATTACCACCACGAGGCCTTTTATTCTTTTTGGTGCTACATAAAAGCAACGGAAGATAATTTTCAGTTTACTTGAGGTCACGCTAATAGCTATTAGGATTGAAATCAGCATTTAATTTATGAGAAACTAACCAGAAGGTCTCTACTAGAAGCCTGTATATAATGAAGACAGGCAGAGCTAGCAAAGCAGAAGCCTGTACATAAATTAGTATGTTTGTTAGATGACCACTAAGCTGTGGTTCCCTGCCGAATtaatgtggagtgcttaccaggAACCAAACTAACTCCTTCGTTGCAAATGATTTTGTTATGTCATGCTGGTGAAGGTAGTCCATGATGCTTGCTTGAGCCTACACATGTTAGAATTTTGTCACATcagtttttttaaaagaaaaaataaaaatatcacATGATAGAAAGAACTAAACATATATAACAACCAGCTAAAAGTATAtcaaaacaaaagttaaattcatTAACTTAATGAAGCAGCTAAAAATAGAAGAGAACACAAACTATCATGAGAAGGGCTATCATTTCTAGACCCTATGCAGAAACATTTATACAGCACCCTTCAGGAAAGAAGGCTAAAATAAGGGCATGTCCCGTGGCAACCATAAGCAGCTCGGCATGCTACATCTAGAGGGTAAAAGGTAAGACTGGGGAGCAGATATGCACACGTCACACGAGTTGGATACCAGATCAAAGTGTGGCTTTAGGCTACAGCTACTACCTACAGCACATGGCAGAATAGGACATATTGAAATGGCATGCAACAGGAACTGGAATGGAATTAAAAAAGAACCACAAACCTGTCGATGGTATGTGGTTGCCGACTCAAGAAATGACCCATATGCATGAACTGCTCTCTTAGTGTATGGCTTCAGAGTAGTTCTAACTTTCTCAACATGTGGCTTAGTGATCTCAGCAATTTGATCAATGTAAGGCTTAGAAAACTTCTTGACTTCCTGGATCAACATAATCAAATAAATGAATATCAGCAACTGCATATGGATTACTATAATCAACACGTTGCTGCCCTTGAAGTAGAGGATGAAACTGTATATATTCTTGAAACAGAAAATGCAGCAATTACCTGGTAGTAGGGATGAGCGAACTCTTTAACTTTGACAACATGAGGTGTCATAGCATCTCTTGACGACTCATAAAACTCCACTGATCTTGTTGATACCTTCTGCACATAAGGTTCTGCATTTTTCTTCAGGACAACCAATTTTTCCTTGACAGGAATCCATTTCTTCAATCATAGAAAGTAACAATGTCAGCAAACTGTCAGTGCAAGGTAAAACAAAAGAAACTAAGTACATGAACAGATGGGCATTACCATCTTAGCAGTCTCAATATGAGGTTCAGCCCATTTCTTTGCCTGAGCTGATTTTTCTGAAGCCTGAAATATTAGATATGCAGACATATAAATGGTAGTTTTATTTGTGCAATGCATTTTGAATTGAAAATAAAAGAAGTATGAAGAGGCACCTTATGCAGAACATTATGCACAGCAGGTTTTCCATGTTCATTCCAGTGGCCTGATACAACCTCCTACAAATGATGATAAATACAGCGGTGAGAGATCATGAGCATGTAAATTCCATGAGAACAAAAATTGCATTGATAAATATTTGTGGTTCCGCTCTTACCACATAGTGAGCATACTGTGCCGCTAACCAAGGTGGCAGCCATGCTCCATGAACCTGAAAAAAGGAAACGAGAATGAATCATAAATATGCTGTAGATGGGAACAAGCAAGAAAAGACATCATCGAAGACAAGCATTTGCTTTTCAAGGCAGTAGAACTACAATATGTATACTCTGCTTAACCTAGTCTAGGTAAGTAGGTAACCATTATAACTTTAAACACACTAGTGAAGTGCCAAGCAACAAATAGTGCATCTTAAAAGGTATGTAGCTATTGTGGAACAAAAGATTTATCGAAACTTATCTCTAAAACTGGTAGCGAACCACCCAACTGGAGGAAATAAATgtcttgattgattactacaaaTAACTTTTGGGAACCACAAGAATTTATGCAGATTGAACTTATTTGTTCTTACACTACTTTGTGATTGTTTTTAAACAGAAATAGTAAATAATAAAGAGAATGAAATATGGAATagatcagtagtagtagtagtagtagtagtagtagaggattTCAACATGCTTTGCCTAGTAAAATGATTTTGTGGAACATAAACAGACATGTTTGCACTCTGAACACCATCCATACCCGAGAGTATAAAGCAAACCTGCACTGCAATAAATTTAGTAACTTTTTGTCTTATTATATGTTTGTTAGTATGCTCAGATGATGTTATTACATTGCTAAAATTTCTAAATTCATTAAGTACAACTGAtgatagcgacagaatatatccTTACCTCTGTCAGCTGTTTTGCCTTAGCAGTTGCTTCTAAGTGCAACCTCATCAATTCCTCCTACGATGTGAAAGAACAAATATGTAACAATACCACAACAACCAGGACAACAGTGCATTAATAATAAACAAACTTGTTGCATACCTCGGCGACTTTAAGAGCACGTTCTGTCTTCTTGATTTTGCGTTTTTGCTCATCACTTTCCTTTTGGATCTAGCAAGGAAAAATATAAGAACAATGCAATCCAACATCTAAAGTATCCATTTGGTTGAATGGTCTTTCACCAAATGTCTTCAATAGAATTTAAAATTTCAATGGACTTCAGACTCTAGTATAGATATCTAATTTAATGATCTGCTAGTGTCATAAGAATGTGTTGCAGGCTTGTATATAGCCAACTAGAAAGGGAAAAGCAGATGGCATATACACTTACAGTAGCACATGAAATTAAAAATAAGTTGACCACAACTATTCCATAGACAAGGATTATGCACTTACTGTATTAAGCTTTTCATTCAGCTCTTCCACCTTCTTCTCTGCATCGTTGGCCCTAGATTCTAGTGCTGCTTTCTGGCTACTTTGTGCTTCAatatcctttttgagcttgtCAATCTAgaacaggagaaaaataaaatgagAAATCGTAAACACATCTAGCACGTTCCAAATGTTCATGAACTCTTATAATCTATACCTGCTTCTCAAGCTCAACAGCCTTGGCATTGGCCTTGTTAGCCTGCTCCTCGGCAGCTACAGACCCTTTTGCCTGTACATGGATAAGCATAAGTGCACAGTTATTTGTAAGAATGTTTAAGACTAACTGTTGTGTTTTAAATTGCATACCTGGAGAGAAGCAATCTCGCCCTGCATAGAGGTAATAGCCTTTGACTTCTCCTCAATGGCTTTCTCCAGGTTCTTGATGGCATCGTCCTTATTCTTCAGTAACTGAGATCGCTCTGCTATGTCTGACTCTGTAGCATGAAACCAATCATAATGATGTTTTACTAGAAGGGATCATTACGTGCGATTTCAATCTGTATGACTCTAAATTGAAATGAATTTGGTCACATAGGCTAATTTAGAATGCCAAAGTGGCATAGTAAAGCAAACTGCTTTGCTTATGACAGAAACAATACCACAATGAAAAGATATTATTTCCATGCCGTGGCACAGTTTGAGTCTATACTCTTCAgtagtacaggcatcttcagagcaCCATTAATTTACTGTTTTA encodes:
- the LOC136476887 gene encoding transcription termination factor MTEF18, mitochondrial-like; its protein translation is MILRSALRAGRGLRRVPLVQLIVEHGEPYRAPHQFATDTRDVEESSAVLNWWGVTPTGHGYQLRAYSAAPARVRGEKPLDCADAVAMVDEEIRRMKKMRVFWTAQQTFMEYLHVTRGLSFSDAEHISKHSPAFVSKLLNQVKDAIEDPVEGDEAVFRSKVKTREMRDERATNALQRLFRYYPINEFEPFFESIGFKPSEYESFLPQDLMFLSDDETLLENYHVLCNYGVMRTKIGGIYRDAGEVFSFGDGVLASKLRAIEDLGFSKTTVIKLVTCCPAVLTRGPLAELKIIKWLDDIGIQRDWIGQFLSIKKSYNWRKMVEVPQFFTELGFDKEGIGKLIRQRPDFLLDGSGKVLFRAVAIMLKAGSGKEDLFNLFMDFPDVQARSFARNIQSVILFLTGIDVSEEDIKKFVVANASMLGSARVKKANSILTYLNVGKKRLWKIIMEEPRELMKYALGLKVNRLPPCDRTEKSLKEKVIFLKNIGFEEGSDDMNKALKAFRGKGDELQDRFDFLVKIGFEPKDVSNMIKVAPQVLNQKIHVLESKISFLLNETSYPLSALVGYPAFLSFTIERTKARFLMYNWLQERGLVPPNFALSTLLACSEKRFFNYLVLKHEKGPEVWEKLKKEVAADKSVHCTSDDLA